One window of the Cryptomeria japonica chromosome 7, Sugi_1.0, whole genome shotgun sequence genome contains the following:
- the LOC131046255 gene encoding disease resistance protein RPV1 yields the protein MASATPPVTPAQIIDQVLKAGISTPEYLQQLVTNIDTLLDQYTNKGKQKATNDKLASAQAGLPSPSHVAAFSEEASKNVKLISDQISKSSGDKHDTTISVLNALGNVHWVGVGFLLVAAVIERLDKIKANKKECLGLLKSMNDLAKQILQLQRLPHLKEEMQDKMKESIHLIVDGVILCYVQQKKKRLVRLLVAGTDGEELAHLRNQVDEMCRTLHSQMSLSTLDVVHINIARSQPPVPFHNSTVVGIDHKITEVIQLLEWDNDNPVVAVIVHGIGGAGKTTLANQVFASLNLQAWKYSKVTVVKNLESNPNIEEIQSEILSDLTGIKHDKVRDFQDGQQKLKSIMEKEVVFIYIDNILKREHLEHLIPKLIDSPKKVRILVTARKTNVSGVFESCRFKPCKLYAIESLSVEASLEILFRKIDTERYIDSMVEERPQAREIAKKCSCCPLFLEVVGAYLHKRNNKVEAYEKVVGWLSDGNDFSCDKEDSFEESRILFAYHELAPSAQEAFLDICSFFYDWEWNEVACIVGEEELDCLLEGALVKRVKDESNPDESYHLSIHDLILTAGRNKSKGNRYTSEDDISMAIESEGDLAQTKGVWLKYNRKPFHVSAELLDTMSRSLRVLGMDSNTIVSGQCGKRFDELRFLQAWKVPNLAIDMLKLKNLRFMDCCFQENEIWSLPMHFSGLQVLKLRKIRRTDIQAEIEFGHLAKLKHLELEGFHNKEILSFVKVYGLQKLKLSSIEGLKELPGTIGKLGSLQKLHVSSCDDLMRLEEGFGELSSLVVFELTNSRSLQELTCDFKKLLSLQSLNLSYCPNLLRLPEEIENLPSLKFVNVKGCSMLTSMSNRVCELSFWQNRISLDGCKSLKALPIGFGQFSYLESLCLDKCESLQELCDGFHCLAGLKILKMYGCKSLSRLPEGFGQLGCLENLYLSGCDKIQELCSDFGCLGALKYLHLSKCKSLSRLPEGFGELGCLEKLYLSGCDKIQELCSDFGCLGALKDLHLSQCKSLSRLPEGFGQLGCLENLYLSGCDKIQELCSDFGCLGALKHLDLSECKSLFKLPDCFSQLGSLDTLDLSMCCKLEELSCDFHGLTSLIKLDLSNCESLGENWVDNVGSIQRLWRLNISRSERMIRRWIKMQKEKEDLNFVVITGSSWEETEEGRKALLLKAVTSKIFNEEGLMIDIHGRPFYSSSLPLVSSLIFIIDVAEHSSRQIDGNLFEKGMRQLEMNSRACSILYAGRHFSALPSEVTKRIVAYTPPSSKTSVFFDKVSATFPKISGRQTSVFRGRVGLEVKEIKCPSVWEDVSYILNESAFLSRAPSESNVEILRAILQSDFLLKKNQQVKLVDLQGKVILLLHTKLVMRQGRYSAFNDFYMKIQSSHHNLVEVISVPYCHEMDKEEFERVAADVPWPVVPNPWFIQPSLRHFFSLSEVPNNSSSWSPTVMVLDGKGRISNKNAWEMISRWGEESFPFSQDREAELRKSEWEKMCNYNQFVFRSLPFTPTEVKEGLACGEIMLLFVGRAPDMLKFSAEVEYALTKLKSHFQLYYIRRKYPFKEWGTSDVTREYNIPYISCNEGYRFWEHMKYLYNDLRKMGSDEKVVKMRNMVCGIISAEVGSERDKEIRVIVVDEKGKMVSGRGKEVVEALLQFVENDSKLPSEVKMGGIRAVLEGQRKDGIIHSKHHPHHIMLQICKLYARPRCSLCFKKTKYYYYQCNVCENHVMCEECIVATSVGRPHFYNTS from the exons ATGGCTTCCGCAACACCCCCTGTTACGCCTGCTCAAATTATAGATCAGGTTCTCAAAGCAGGCATAAGCACGCCAGAATATCTCCAACAGTTAGTCACTAATATTGACACTCTTCTCGATCAGTATACTAACAAG GGGAAACAAAAAGCCACTAATGACAAGTTGGCTTCTGCGCAAGCGGGGTTACCCTCTCCATCCCACGTTGCCGCATTTTCAGAAGAAGCATCAAAAAATGTCAAGCTTATTTCCGATCAG ATATCCAAATCCAGTGGCGACAAACATGATACAACAATATCAGTGTTAAATGCACTTGGCAATGTTCATTGGGTCGGTGTGGGATTTCTACTGGTGGCTGCAGTTATTGAAAGGCTGGATAAAATAAAAGCGAACAAGAAGGAGTGCTTAGGACTTCTGAAATCCATGAACGATTTGGCCAAACAAATATTGCAGCTTCAGCGTCTTCCGCATCTGAAGGAAGAGATGCAGGACAAAATGAAGGAATCTATACATCTAATTGTGGATGGGGTAATCTTATGTTATGTACAGCAAAAAAAGAAACGTCTAGTAAG ATTGTTGGTAGCTGGAACGGATGGAGAAGAACTTGCACACCTTCGCAATCAAGTGGATGAAATGTGCAGGACGCTCCATTCGCAAATGAGCCTCTCTACTTTAGATGTTGTGCACATCAATATAGCACGCAGCCAACCACCGGTTCCATTCCATAATTCTACAG TTGTGGGCATAGATCACAAGATTACTGAAGTGATTCAACTCCTTGAGTGGGATAATGACAATCCAGTTGTGGCCGTGATAGTACACGGCATTGGTGGAGCCGGAAAAACTACTTTGGCAAATCAAGTGTTTGCATCTTTGAATCTGCAGGCCTGGAAATATTCTAAAGTCACTGTTGTCAAAAATTTAGAATCAAATCCTAACATAGAAGAAATACAATCTGAGATTTTAAGCGACTTGACTGGGATAAAACATGATAAGGTGAGAGATTTTCAGGATGGACAACAAAAGCTGAAATCGATTATGGAGAAAGAAGTTGTTTTCATATACATCGACAACATCTTAAAGAGAGAACATCTGGAACATCTTATACCCAAGCTGATCGACAGTCCAAAAAAAGTGAGGATTCTTGTAACAGCAAGAAAAACAAATGTCTCCGGAGTCTTTGAAAGCTGCAGATTTAAACCCTGTAAATTATACGCCATTGAATCCCTGTCTGTAGAGGCATCCCTTGAAATTTTGTTTAGGAAAATTGATACTGAAAGATACATTGATTCCATGGTGGAAGAAAGGCCTCAGGCTAGGGAGATTGCAAAGAAATGCAGTTGCTGTCCCCTGTTTTTGGAAGTGGTGGGAGCGTATCTCCATAAAAGAAATAACAAAGTTGAAGCTTATGAAAAAGTTGTTGGCTGGCTAAGTGATGGAAACGATTTCAGCTGTGACAAGGAAGACTCTTTTGAGGAGTCTAGAATTCTGTTTGCATACCATGAACTTGCACCCAGTGCTCAGGAGGCGTTCCTTGATATCTGCTCATTCTTCTACGATTGGGAGTGGAATGAAGTTGCCTGCATTGTGGGAGAGGAAGAACTGGATTGTCTACTAGAGGGTGCTCTGGTCAAAAGAGTTAAGGATGAATCTAACCCTGATGAGTCTTATCATCTAAGCATTCACGATCTTATATTGACAGCAGGTCGTAATAAATCAAAAGGCAATCGATACACAAGTGAAGATGATATTTCTATGGCCATCGAGAGTGAAGGG GATCTGGCCCAAACAAAAGGAGTTTGGCTAAAATACAACAGAAAGCCGTTCCACGTGTCTGCAGAATTATTAGACACTATGAGTAGGTCTCTACGAGTATTAGGAATGGATAGCAACACAATTGTGAGCGGGCAATGCGGTAAACGGTTTGATGAGTTGAGGTTTCTACAAGCGTGGAAGGTACCCAATTTGGCCATTGACATGTTGAAGCTTAAAAACTTACGCTTCATGGATTGTTGTTTCCAGGAGAACGAAATTTGGAGCCTACCAATG CATTTTTCTGGATTGCAAGTACTCAAACTTAGGAAGATTCGTAGAACTGATATACAGGCAGAGATAGAGTTTGGGCATCTTGCCAAATTAAAACATTTGGAGTTGGAAggatttcataataaagaaatctTAAGTTTTGTAAAGGTTTATGGTCTACAGAAGCTAAAACTGTCGAGCATTGAAGGTCTGAAGGAGCTCCCAGGGACAATTGGGAAGCTCGGATCACTACAGAAGTTACATGTATCCAGCTGTGATGACCTGATGCGGTTAGAAGAAGGATTTGGAGAACTAAGCTCCCTTGTTGTGTTTGAGTTGACAAATTCCAGAAGTTTGCAAGAACTCACATGTGATTTTAAGAAGCTATTGTCATTACAGTCACTCAACTTATCCTATTGCCCCAATCTCCTTCGGCTACCGGAAGAGATTGAAAACCTACCATCCTTAAAATTTGTAAATGTTAAGGGCTGTAGTATGTTGACTAGTATGTCGAACAGGGTTTGCGAGTTGTCTTTCTGGCAGAACAGAATATCATTGGATGGTTGTAAAAGCCTAAAGGCGCTTCCCATTGGCTTCGGTCAATTCAGTTACCTGGAAAGTTTGTGCTTAGATAAATGTGAAAGTTTGCAAGAATTGTGCGATGGCTTTCACTGCTTGGCAGGGTTGAAGATTTTAAAAATGTATGGATGCAAGAGCTTGTCAAGGCTCCCTGAAGGTTTCGGCCAGCTTGGATGTTTGGAAAACTTATACTTATCAGGGTGTGATAAGATACAAGAATTGTGCAGCGACTTTGGATGCCTTGGAGCTCTAAAATACTTGCATCTGTCGAAATGCAAAAGCTTGTCAAGGCTCCCTGAAGGTTTCGGCGAGCTCGGATGTTTGGAAAAATTGTACTTATCAGGGTGTGATAAGATACAAGAATTGTGCAGCGACTTTGGATGCCTTGGAGCTCTAAAAGACTTGCATCTGTCGCAATGCAAAAGCTTGTCAAGGCTCCCTGAAGGTTTCGGCCAGCTTGGATGTTTGGAAAACTTATACTTATCAGGGTGTGATAAGATACAAGAATTGTGCAGCGACTTTGGATGCCTTGGAGCTCTAAAACACTTGGATCTGTCGGAATGCAAAAGCCTGTTCAAACTTCCCGATTGTTTCAGTCAGCTTGGATCCTTGGATACGCTGGATTTATCAATGTGCTGTAAACTGGAGGAGCTTTCTTGCGATTTTCATGGCCTGACATCGCTTATAAAACTAGACCTGTCAAATTGTGAGAGCCTAGGTGAAAATTGGGTGGACAATGTGGGGTCTATTCAGAGGTTGTGGCGGCTAAATATTTCACGGAGTGAAAGGATGATCAGGCGGTGgataaaaatgcaaaaagaaaaagaagatttgAATTTCGTGGTGATAACAGGCTCCTCCTGGGAG GAAACAGAGGAGGGACGGAAAGCTTTGTTATTGAAGGCAGTGACATCAAAGATATTTAACGAAGAGGGCCTAATGATTGACATTCATGGACGCCCTTTCTATTCATCGTCCCTTCCACTGGTCTCCTCTCTCATCTTCATTATTGATGTTGCAGAGCATAGTAGCCGTCAAATAGATGGTAACTTATTTGAAAAGGGTATGCGACAACTAGAAATGAATTCAAGAGCGTGCTCAATCCTATATGCCGGCAGACATTTCAGTGCATTACCGTCTGAGGTGACAAAGAGAATTGTGGCTTATACACCTCCAAGCTCTAAGACTTCCGTATTCTTTGATAAGGTGTCTGCTACATTCCCCAAAATCTCTGGAAGACAAACCTCTGTTTTCAGAGGCAGAGTTGGTTTAGAAGTAAAAGAAATAAAATGTCCGTCTGTATGGGAAGATGTGTCGTATATATTAAATGAATCAGCTTTTCTCTCAAGAGCTCCGAGTGAAAGCAATGTTGAAATCCTGAGAGCCATACTGCAATCAGATTTCCTCCTCAAGAAAAATCAGCAG GTGAAGCTAGTTGATTTACAAGGAAAAGTGATATTACTTCTCCATACAAAGTTAGTCATGCGCCAGGGGCGCTATTCAGCGTTCAATGATTTCTATATGAAGATCCAAAGCAGCCATCACAATCTCGTTGAGGTGATCTCGGTTCCATATTGTCATGAGATGGACAAGGAAGAGTTTGAGAGAGTTGCTGCAGATGTTCCATGGCCAGTGGTCCCTAATCCATGGTTCATTCAACCGTCATTACGGCATTTCTTTTCATTATCAGAAGTCCCAAACAATTCATCTTCATGGTCTCCAACTGTGATGGTATTGGATGGCAAAGGAAGAATCTCCAACAAGAACGCATGGGAGATGATATCAAGGTGGGGAGAGGAGTCATTTCCATTTTCTCAGGATCGTGAAGCAGAGCTCAGAAAATCAGAATGGGAGAAGATGTGCAACTACAACCAATTTGTTTTTCGAAGTCTGCCCTTCACTCCAACAGAG GTGAAGGAGGGGTTAGCATGTGGAGAAATAATGTTGCTATTCGTGGGTAGAGCACCTGACATGTTGAAGTTCAGCGCTGAGGTGGAATATGCTCTCACCAAATTGAAAAGTCATTTTCAACTATATTATATCAGGCGTAAATACCCTTTTAAAGAGTGGGGAACAAGTGATGTAACGAGGGAGTACAACATTCCCTACATCTCGTGTAACGAAGGATACAGATTTTGGGAGCATATGAAGTATCTGTACAACGATTTAAGAAAAATGGGAAGTGACGAAAAAGTAGTAAAAATGAGAAATATGGTATGTGGTATTATTAGTGCAGAGGTTGGGAGTGAAAGAGACAAGGAGATAAGAGTAATCGTAGTCGATGAGAAGGGGAAGATGGTGAGTGGGAGAGGAAAGGAGGTTGTAGAGGCACTCTTGCAGTTTGTTGAGAATGACTCAAAATTGCCGAGTGAAGTTAAAATGGGAGGAATTAGAGCAGTTTTGGAGGGGCAAAGGAAAGACGGGATAATCCATTCTAAACATCATCCCCATCATATTATGCTTCAAATATGTAAACTTTATGCACGGCCACGCTGTAGTCTATGCTTCAAAAAGactaaatattattattatcaatgcAATGTATGTGAAAATCATGTAATGTGTGAAGAATGTATTGTAGCAACATCAGTGGGGAGGCCCCACTTTTACAATACATCATAG